One region of Eupeodes corollae chromosome 1, idEupCoro1.1, whole genome shotgun sequence genomic DNA includes:
- the LOC129940509 gene encoding probable E3 ubiquitin-protein ligase IRF2BPL codes for MRLTFERLSGGCNLHRCKLCGKVVTHIRNHYHVHFPGRFECPLCRATYTRSDNLRTHCKFKHPMYNPDTRKFDNMLSAQSPTATQIAAASQAAMAAAAAAAAANAFNAAAVQQHQQQQQQHQHQQQQHLMQQQLQQHHSNSTTE; via the coding sequence ATGCGCCTAACATTTGAGCGGCTATCTGGCGGCTGCAATTTACATCGTTGCAAATTATGCGGCAAGGTTGTCACACACATACGGAACCATTATCATGTGCATTTTCCGGGACGGTTTGAATGTCCACTCTGCCGTGCAACATACACGCGCAGCGACAACCTCCGGACGCATTGCAAATTCAAACATCCAATGTACAATCCTGACACAAGAAAATTCGATAATATGCTATCTGCCCAGTCACCAACGGCCACACAAATTGCCGCCGCTTCCCAAGCAGCAATGGCTGCAGCAGCGGCAGCAGCAGCTGCAAATGCTTTTAATGCAGCCGCAGTccagcaacatcaacaacaacagcaacaacaccaacatcaacagcagcaacatCTTATGCAGCAACAACTTCAACAACATCACAGCAATTCAACAACCGAATGA